A single Lynx canadensis isolate LIC74 chromosome D2, mLynCan4.pri.v2, whole genome shotgun sequence DNA region contains:
- the GOLGA7B gene encoding golgin subfamily A member 7B: MATEVHNLQELRRSASLATKVFIQRDYSDGTICQFQTKFPPELDSRIERQLFEETVKTLNSFYAEAEKIGGSSYLEGCLACATAYFIFLCMETHYEKVLKKISRYIQEQNEKIFAPRGLLLTDPVERGMRVVSFLAVLCKGPELPTGGFLGEDTQK, translated from the exons ATGGCCACTGAG GTCCATAATCTGCAGGAGCTGCGGCGAAGTGCCTCATTGGCCACCAAGGTCTTTATCCAGAGAGACTACAGTGATGGGACCATCTGTCAGTTCCAGACCAAATTCCCCCCGGAGCTGGACAGCCGG ATTGAGCGGCAGCTCTTTGAGGAGACCGTGAAGACCCTCAACAGCTTCTACGCGGAGGCGGAGAAGATCGGGGGCAGCTCCTACCTTGAGGGCTGCCTGGCCTGTGCCACGGCCTACTTCATCTTCCTCTGCATGGAGACCCACTACGAGAAG GTTCTCAAGAAGATCTCCCGCTACATCCAGGAGCAGAACGAGAAGATCTTTGCCCCCCGAGGCCTCCTGCTCACTGACCCCGTGGAGCGCGGGATGCGGGTCGTATCCTTCCTGGCTGTCCTGTGCAAGGGCCCAGAGCTGCCAACTGGTGGGTTCCTTGGTGAAGACACCCAGAAATAG